A genomic segment from Lignipirellula cremea encodes:
- a CDS encoding DUF2314 domain-containing protein yields the protein MFLRLTAILLTSLLLVQLGCNQGSQDSHRVIGVDENDAAMNTAIETAKKTFSQFEQNWQNPNVETTSVKVGMDTSSGGKEHVWFTPISMEGTKITASCSNEPVEIPDLNFGDVRTFEKSQVSDWLIMQDGKCYGGYTVRVLMEQQPGGAPDMEFADYP from the coding sequence ATGTTTCTTCGATTAACTGCTATCCTTCTCACTTCACTTCTGCTTGTCCAGCTCGGCTGCAATCAGGGCAGCCAGGATTCCCATCGGGTGATTGGGGTGGATGAGAACGACGCCGCTATGAATACGGCGATCGAAACCGCCAAGAAAACCTTCTCCCAGTTCGAACAGAACTGGCAGAATCCCAACGTGGAGACCACCAGCGTCAAGGTGGGGATGGACACCTCAAGCGGCGGGAAAGAGCACGTATGGTTCACGCCGATTTCGATGGAGGGGACAAAGATCACGGCGTCCTGTTCGAACGAACCCGTGGAGATTCCGGATCTCAATTTTGGTGATGTGCGAACTTTCGAAAAAAGCCAGGTATCGGACTGGTTGATCATGCAGGACGGAAAATGCTATGGCGGATACACCGTGCGCGTTCTTATGGAGCAACAACCGGGCGGAGCGCCCGATATGGAATTTGCTGACTACCCCTAG
- a CDS encoding leucine-rich repeat domain-containing protein gives MAFLSQLQERKAAAHAIVKAGGTIGYRDDGRTGLSRFLSWPRSALDAAFFHVDSVLLPRDCEEGDTLMAAIRPLKETRALGLLDSQVTDQGLQCLADWEQLSVLLAMGAPLSTQGLLGARWLARINDLEVGDTQVDDSIWPLLESNGQLVELGIGGTRIRELQHLARHPHLRSICINALPVACDELASFPCSAKLTELSINHTPADNRTFRSLAKIPNLVNLAAGNTAITDQACESLASLAKLEELIINDTQISNEGIRLLSAAPNLRFLCITKTHATPAAVDILAGYPALKTAFLDARILEHLSPQQRLDLPFDAVPFKAEEC, from the coding sequence ATGGCATTCCTGTCCCAGCTGCAAGAAAGAAAAGCGGCCGCTCACGCCATCGTCAAGGCAGGCGGGACAATCGGATATCGTGATGACGGTCGCACAGGCCTTTCTCGATTTCTCTCATGGCCGCGCAGCGCCTTGGATGCGGCGTTTTTCCATGTCGATAGCGTTTTGCTGCCGCGTGACTGCGAGGAGGGCGATACCCTGATGGCGGCCATCAGGCCGCTTAAGGAGACTCGCGCGTTAGGCTTGCTGGACTCCCAGGTCACCGATCAGGGCCTGCAATGCCTTGCCGACTGGGAGCAGCTGTCGGTGCTCCTGGCGATGGGAGCGCCGTTGTCGACGCAAGGCTTGTTAGGCGCTCGCTGGCTAGCCCGCATCAACGATCTCGAAGTTGGCGATACGCAGGTGGACGATTCGATCTGGCCGTTGCTGGAGTCGAATGGTCAGCTGGTGGAACTGGGGATTGGCGGCACGCGCATCAGGGAACTTCAGCATCTGGCCCGTCATCCTCACTTGCGTTCGATTTGTATTAACGCGCTGCCTGTCGCATGTGATGAGCTCGCCTCTTTTCCGTGTTCCGCGAAGTTGACAGAACTCTCTATCAACCATACGCCTGCGGATAACAGAACCTTTCGTTCGCTTGCGAAAATCCCGAACCTGGTCAATCTTGCTGCGGGGAACACGGCGATCACGGACCAGGCCTGCGAGTCGCTTGCGTCCCTGGCGAAACTCGAAGAATTGATTATCAACGACACCCAGATCTCCAACGAGGGAATCCGCCTGCTGTCCGCGGCTCCGAACCTTCGCTTTCTGTGCATCACGAAGACCCACGCGACTCCGGCGGCTGTCGATATCCTGGCCGGATACCCTGCGCTGAAAACTGCTTTTCTGGACGCCCGAATCCTGGAACACTTGTCGCCCCAACAACGGCTGGATTTGCCCTTTGACGCCGTTCCATTCAAGGCGGAAGAATGCTAG
- a CDS encoding IS701 family transposase, translating to MAKRKRSAKRPQAKHKKQTPSQHHKCQRLKRTNPLRSRTTEAITPLCGYLQTAVAALQSVLDRRIAFRLSIIVAGMLLADDRRTASAWFAAAGVQQDWDRFYECLISVGRSSGSLASAMVGLLVQKFAPGVGDRIQLALDDSPTSRFGRCVEGAGVHHNPTPGPADGEWLYGHNWVLLTWLATHPLWGVIALPLQSLLYVRQADVPKLAVKYAWEFRTKHELGVALLTSFVQSLRARGVRNSVWLAVDGAYAARPFLLPVLKLGVTVVSRLRRDACLFDLPGEAVPHRRGRRRIYGRNKLSLATLADQSQGWESLTYSGRGVEVTRPCKSFLATSELISGRIRVVLLRFDDGNWAPYFCTDPSADVREILEAVAARWAIEECFQGMKEVWGAGQQQVRNVWSSIGCWNLNSWVYGLVELCSWESPQAELSDRRSRPWDNASRRPSHADRRRTIARKMLEKQFIATLPPTPNSPQIRTLLEGLIAIVI from the coding sequence ATGGCCAAGCGTAAGCGATCCGCCAAACGTCCGCAAGCGAAACACAAAAAGCAGACGCCGTCGCAGCATCACAAGTGCCAGCGTTTGAAGCGGACCAATCCCTTGCGATCGCGCACGACAGAAGCGATCACCCCTTTGTGCGGCTATCTCCAGACGGCGGTGGCCGCCTTGCAGTCGGTGCTGGATCGACGGATCGCCTTTCGGTTGTCGATCATCGTCGCGGGCATGTTGCTGGCCGACGATCGACGCACCGCCAGCGCCTGGTTCGCCGCGGCCGGGGTGCAGCAGGACTGGGATCGCTTCTATGAATGCCTCATCAGCGTTGGCCGATCGTCGGGATCGCTGGCCAGCGCCATGGTCGGCTTGCTCGTGCAGAAGTTCGCGCCGGGCGTCGGCGACCGCATTCAGCTCGCCCTGGATGACTCGCCCACTTCGCGCTTCGGACGCTGTGTGGAAGGCGCCGGAGTGCATCACAATCCGACGCCGGGACCGGCCGACGGAGAATGGCTTTACGGCCACAACTGGGTCCTGTTGACCTGGCTGGCGACGCATCCGTTGTGGGGCGTGATCGCCTTGCCGCTGCAGTCGCTGCTGTACGTCCGCCAGGCCGATGTGCCGAAACTGGCGGTAAAATATGCATGGGAATTCCGTACGAAACACGAACTGGGCGTCGCGCTGTTGACGTCGTTCGTGCAATCGCTGCGCGCCCGCGGCGTGCGGAACTCGGTCTGGCTGGCGGTCGACGGCGCCTACGCCGCACGACCTTTTCTCCTGCCTGTGCTGAAACTCGGCGTCACGGTCGTCAGCCGCTTGCGCAGGGACGCCTGCTTGTTCGACCTGCCCGGCGAAGCTGTTCCGCACCGTCGCGGCAGGCGCCGGATTTATGGCCGGAACAAACTCTCCCTGGCGACACTCGCCGACCAAAGTCAAGGCTGGGAATCGCTCACCTATTCTGGCCGAGGCGTCGAAGTCACGCGCCCGTGCAAATCGTTCCTGGCGACATCGGAGTTGATCAGCGGGCGCATCCGTGTGGTGCTGCTCCGCTTTGACGACGGCAACTGGGCGCCTTACTTTTGCACGGACCCCAGCGCCGACGTGCGTGAGATTCTGGAGGCCGTCGCCGCGCGCTGGGCGATCGAAGAATGTTTCCAAGGGATGAAAGAAGTCTGGGGCGCCGGTCAGCAGCAAGTTCGAAATGTGTGGTCGAGCATCGGCTGTTGGAATCTCAACAGCTGGGTGTACGGCCTTGTAGAACTGTGCAGTTGGGAGTCGCCGCAAGCGGAACTGAGCGACCGCCGCTCCCGCCCCTGGGACAACGCCTCGCGTCGGCCGTCCCACGCCGACCGTCGCCGCACAATCGCCCGTAAAATGTTAGAAAAACAATTTATCGCCACTCTACCCCCGACGCCCAACAGCCCCCAAATCCGCACGCTCCTTGAAGGGCTAATCGCCATAGTAATATGA